One Pirellulales bacterium DNA segment encodes these proteins:
- a CDS encoding Trx7/PDZ domain-containing (seleno)protein yields the protein MHRPMSRALGTILCWGLLLLFALPAVAQTRQQKVLADKENVEADGFWIYNDLPRAFAQAKAENKPLVVVLRCIPCEECVKLDDHLVDTDPQLRPLLEQFVRARVVFTNGLDLSLFQYDYDQSFAVFLLNADGTIYGRFGTRSHRTEWIGDVSIAGLAKALSGALELHQDYPANRKALAGKRGSAPDFATPEKIPGLEKYTSRPDYAGNVVQTCIHCHQIGDALQARYLRQGKPIPDEVLFPYPHPTSLGLVLDPQERATVKQVLKDKPLGEGHFQAGDRINSVNGQPILSIADVQWVLQQIPAKGGTLVIEYKRGQDTITQEMLLPPGWRRGDDRSWRVSTWELRRVATGGMLLEAATDRPADLPDERMALLVKHVGEYEPHDVAKQAGFKKGDMIISFAGRTDLPRETDLLVHALGDLRPGTNVPVTILREGREIKLELPVTKSADRR from the coding sequence ATGCACCGTCCCATGTCCCGCGCGCTAGGTACGATCTTGTGCTGGGGTTTGCTGTTGCTTTTTGCCTTACCCGCCGTCGCCCAGACCCGACAGCAAAAGGTTTTGGCGGACAAGGAAAATGTCGAAGCGGACGGCTTTTGGATTTATAACGATCTCCCCCGGGCCTTTGCCCAAGCCAAAGCCGAGAATAAGCCGTTAGTTGTCGTCCTGCGCTGCATTCCCTGCGAGGAATGCGTCAAACTGGATGATCACTTGGTCGATACCGATCCCCAGTTGCGACCACTGCTTGAGCAATTTGTGCGCGCCCGCGTGGTCTTTACCAATGGCTTGGATTTAAGTCTCTTTCAGTACGATTATGATCAATCGTTTGCCGTTTTTTTACTCAATGCCGACGGGACGATCTATGGCCGCTTTGGCACGCGCTCGCACCGGACCGAGTGGATTGGCGATGTCTCGATAGCAGGTTTGGCCAAAGCCCTAAGCGGTGCCCTGGAACTGCACCAGGATTATCCCGCCAATCGTAAAGCACTGGCTGGCAAACGGGGTTCAGCCCCGGACTTTGCCACGCCCGAGAAAATCCCCGGGTTAGAGAAATACACCAGCCGACCAGACTACGCAGGCAATGTCGTGCAGACCTGTATCCACTGTCATCAAATTGGCGATGCACTGCAAGCGAGATATTTGCGGCAAGGGAAACCTATTCCGGATGAAGTGCTCTTTCCATATCCCCACCCCACGTCGCTGGGATTGGTCTTGGATCCCCAAGAACGCGCTACAGTCAAACAGGTGCTAAAAGACAAACCGCTCGGCGAGGGACATTTTCAAGCGGGAGATCGTATCAATAGCGTGAACGGACAACCCATCCTCTCGATCGCCGATGTGCAATGGGTGCTGCAGCAAATACCCGCAAAAGGTGGAACCCTGGTCATCGAATACAAACGTGGGCAAGATACAATTACCCAGGAAATGTTGCTGCCTCCGGGCTGGCGCAGGGGGGACGACCGCTCGTGGCGGGTCAGCACGTGGGAACTGCGCAGGGTCGCCACGGGGGGGATGTTGCTGGAAGCGGCGACCGACCGACCAGCGGATTTACCAGATGAACGGATGGCCCTGCTGGTCAAGCATGTCGGGGAATACGAGCCGCACGATGTGGCCAAGCAAGCTGGATTTAAAAAGGGGGACATGATCATTTCCTTTGCCGGTCGCACCGATCTGCCGCGCGAGACTGACTTGCTGGTCCATGCCCTGGGCGACCTGCGTCCCGGGACGAACGTGCCGGTCACGATTCTGCGTGAGGGGCGGGAAATCAAGCTGGAATTACCTGTGACGAAATCAGCCGACCGGCGCTAG
- a CDS encoding DUF433 domain-containing protein produces the protein MNQFDRITSDPAVMNGQPCIHGMRLTVRRVLEVLALYVDRAELHAEYPELEAEDIRQALEFAAV, from the coding sequence ATGAATCAATTTGATCGAATTACGTCGGATCCGGCTGTTATGAATGGCCAACCCTGCATCCATGGCATGCGACTTACGGTCCGGAGGGTGCTAGAAGTGTTAGCCCTGTATGTCGATCGTGCGGAATTGCATGCGGAATACCCCGAACTGGAAGCCGAGGATATTCGCCAAGCCTTGGAATTTGCCGCTGTTTAA